The genomic region CACGCTGCAGCTCTCCAGCCTGACGGCCAAGAGCGGCTTCACGGCCCCGCCCATTCCCAACGGCGTGACCCTGACCTTTACCGCAGGGCCACCCACCACCTACAGCGTGACAGGGTCTACCACCCCTCCGTCAGGCACCACGGGCTTACCTTACACAGCGGGCACACCCATCGTGATTGATGGATGGGAAGTCACGCTCAAAGGCACACCCAAGACGGGCGACACGCTCAAGGTTGGCAATGCGCTGGACCCGCAATACGGAGACAACTACACGCGCAATGCAGGCAATGCCACCGCCATGATGAACCTGCGTGATGTGAAGATGTTTGACAACTCCACCATGAGCGATGGCTACGCCAGCGCCATGGCGCAGATCGGAACGCGCACGCAGAGCGCCCAATATGCGGCGCAGCTCTCGGACACCATTGCGTCCAATCTTGAGAAAGACCGCACGGCCGTCTCAGGCGTCAACCTGGACGAAGAAGCCGCCAAGCTGTTGCAGTTCCAGCAGGCCTACCAGGCCTCCGCAAAAATGCTGCAGACCGCACAGACCATTTTTGACACCCTGATCCAGAACCTGGGCCGATGACTAATAAAAGCTTGCAAGTCCTCCCGAGGAGTCTGACATGACGAACTTCTATCGCGTTGGCACAGCCAACATGTATGACAACTCCATTCGCAATGTGTCGTCACGGCAAAGCTCGCTGGCGAACCTGCAGGAGAACCTGACCTCTGGCAAACGCGTGGTCCGCCCCAGTGACGATCCTGTATCTGCCGCACAGGCTGAGCGCGCGCTCACCCGGTTGACCCGTATCCAGACCGAACAGCGTGCCCTGGAGACCCAGCGCAACGCCATTGCCCAGGCGGAATCCTCCATGGGCGACGCCGTCAACCTGGTGCAAGAAGCACGGGAGCTGATGGTCAAAGCCAGCAATGCCGCCTTGAGCAGCAGCGAGCGCACCACCATTGCCAATCAGCTGCAAAGCATTCGTGAAGAGCTGACCGCCGTCGCCAACCGCACAGACACCAATGGCATTCCGCTGCTGGGCGCGCTGGGCAGCGCCCAGTCTCCCTTTCTGGGCCCGCTCAGCAGCACCCCTGACTATCTCTTCTCGGGCCAGGCAGGCCAGGCGGCAGGCAGCGGGGTCGCCATCCCCAACACGCTCGATGGTGATGCTGCTTTCATGTTCGATGCCAACCGCGACGGCAGCTTCCACGCAGCCATCACCCAGGGCACCAGCACCGTCATCCTGCCGGGCGCCACAACCAGCTCGGTGCCCACGGGTTCACAACCCAACCGTGCGCTCACCACGTCGGCCATCAGCA from Acidovorax sp. DW039 harbors:
- the flgL gene encoding flagellar hook-associated protein FlgL, which codes for MTNFYRVGTANMYDNSIRNVSSRQSSLANLQENLTSGKRVVRPSDDPVSAAQAERALTRLTRIQTEQRALETQRNAIAQAESSMGDAVNLVQEARELMVKASNAALSSSERTTIANQLQSIREELTAVANRTDTNGIPLLGALGSAQSPFLGPLSSTPDYLFSGQAGQAAGSGVAIPNTLDGDAAFMFDANRDGSFHAAITQGTSTVILPGATTSSVPTGSQPNRALTTSAISIAPGTTFNKDPATGQAYTYSVSFSNLTLNPATNTLTATYNITSTDPAFTPPAAQTLSPIKIGEKNEFSINGLPAGMSMKITANPTKAVDGTVTLAPADGDTINISPNASMFSVLDKAIAELKAAPNSNMAAQAASQALANVDIGLERMSNIRSYAGELLNRADRITGDQDKRSVQLEGDRSRAEDLDMIKGISDFQNQQTGYEAALKSYAMVQKLSLFNYLG